The window GATTGTTGTCGGCATGTTGACCGCCATTTATTATATTCATCAACGGCACTGGAAGAAGAAACTCTTCGCCTTGGTGAATATGCTCATAGAGCGGCTTCTTAAGACTAGCACTTGCAGCTTTAGCTGAAGCCATAGATACAGCCAATATCGCATTGGCTCCTAAATTCTTTTTCTCTTCTGTGCCATCGAGAGAGAGCATGATATTATCGATCTCTCTCTGATTTCCAACATCTTTATCGATAAGTGCAGGTGCTATTTGGTTTATAATATTATCTACTGCTTTAAGCACCCCTTTACCTAGATACCTTTTGCTGTCTCCATCTCTTAACTCTAATGCTTCATATTCTCCTGTTGAAGCACCAGAAGGTACAGCTGCTCTACCTAAAGTAGAATCTTCTAAAATAACATCTGCTTCAACTGTCGGATTACCTCGTGAGTCTAAAATCTCACGCGCTTTAATCTCTTTAATTTTCATCTTGTTCTCCTTTAATTATGATTTTAACAGCTCTATCTTCTACTAAAATTTTCTCTTTGGCAAAAAGATCTATCACTTCAGGATATAACTTATGCTCGATCTTATGCAATCTCTCCGTTAGAGTCTCTTCTGTATCATCAACTCTAATAGGTTCTATATCTTGCACTATTATCGGCCCAGAGTCAACCCCTTCGTTAACAAAATGTACTGTTACACCTGTTTGATCCGCTCCAGACCGAAGAGTATCTCTTACGGCATGCGCTCCGGGAAAAGAGGGAAGCAATGCAGGGTGAATATTTAAAATTTTATTCTTATACCTATTGACAAAATAAGAGCTTAAGATCCTCATAAATCCTGCAAGCACTATAAAATCAACACCTTTTTCCTTTAACTCTTTTATTATTAAAGCCTCATAATCTTCTCTTTTGCAATAATCTTTGGGATCAAAGCAGAATCTTTCAATTCCAGCTTTAGCTGCCCTTTTTAAAGCATAGGCACTAGCATTATCAGAAACAACGAGAGAGAGCTTAGCCTCTATCTTCCCATTCCCTATCGCCTCTATTATCGCTTCTAGATTAGATCCGTTACCTGAAACAAAAACCGCAAATCTCTCCATTTCAAACCCCTGCTTTTTCTTTTGAATATTCTATCTCTATAGTATGCATAGGACACTTATCTGCAATCTTCTTATAATCTTCTTCTCTATCTAAATCACTACCGCTATAACTTACCTTAGCAAGCTTATCTTCCATCTTAAAACTGCCCTTAGATGACAGCTTAACACACAGGCTGCAGCCAATGCAGCCAACTTTACAGGCCTCTTTAACCTCTAAAATACTATCTTTATTGGAGCAGGCTACAGAAACAATAAACTTTCCGTTATAATCAATGAGCTCAATAATTCCTCTAGGGCATTCTTTCACACAGAGACCGCAGCCGATACATTTATCCATATCAACAATGACAAGACCATCTCTTAGTGATATTGCAGATACAGGACAGGACTTGATACAATCGCCAAAACCAAGGCAGCCATAACTACAGCCCTGATAAGCAGCATTGAGGCTTGCAGCATGGCAACTCCCTATTCCTTTATACTGAGCATAGAACTTCTTGTCTTTATCAGTACCCTTACAAAGCACTATGGCCTTCTTAAGAGTTGATTCCTGACCCTTAGTTCCTAAAATATTATAGAGTTTTGACATCTTACCATTATCAAGCATCGGACATCGAGCCTCTTTACCTTCAGAGACAGCCTTAGCAAAAATCTCGCAGCTGGAGAAACCGCAGGCGCCGCAATTTAAACCAGTAAGCATCCCCATGGCCTCTTCTAATTTAGGGTCAATCTTAACCCAAAATCTTTTATAGACCAGCCAGACAATAAAAGCAAAGAATACCGCCACAAAGAGCATCGCAATCGAAGCTAAAATCATAGCACTACCTCTTCAATGAGATGCAAAGCTATAGAGCCAGATGAATGCTCGGATTCAAAACACAAAACCTCTTCCCCGTTAAGCTCTTTTATCCTGTAAGGCACTATATTCTTTTCTAAACTATTACCGCTCTTGCTAGTAAATCTAATCTTTAGAGGTTGCTTGCTGCGTATTGCACCTTCAATAATCTTTGTCTTTTGAGCATAATCTAAACATATTATTTTTAAAAACTTATCAGCTCCCATCTCGGTCAACTTTAAAAAAACATCTGCAGTAAGCTGAGCATCGTCTAAAGCACGATGAGTCACAGCTATTGGCAGCTCTAAGCTTTTAGCTACATTCCAAAGAGGATACTTCTCTAAATCAGGCAGCATCTTCTTTGCTAAAATATAGATATCTATAACTTCCTTGGAATCGACATCTTTATAACCACAATCGTGAAGTGCTGAGTTTAAAAAGGAAATATCAAATCCTGCATTGTAAGCGGCAAGCTTATTACCTTCTATAAACTTTAAGAATGACGGCAGTATCTCATCTATTGTTGGAGCATCTCTTAACATACTTTGAGTTATCTTGTTTACCATGTAAGCCGCATAAGATACATCTCTCTCGGGATTGATTAGATGGCAGTATTGATCTATGATCTTATCGCCATCTAACTTAACTGCTCCAATCTCACAGATTTTATCACCCGAATAGGGACTTAAGCCGGTAGTCTCACAATCAAAAACAACACATTTCATAAAAATATTTTAGATATTAAATTATATTAAATAACTCAGAACATGACCCACTATAATACAGATCATTAAAACACCTAATATTAATTTAAATACTACCGCTCCAAACCTGCCCAGAAAAGAGCCTAGACCTGCGCGGAAAGCCTTGAATATATCTTTTTTCTCTTTAAGCTCAATAATAAAAGCGCCTAGAAAAACTCCTGCTATTGTCAGAGGGATAAAACCTGTTCCTAAAAATGCAAGCGAGACAGCTGCTGCTACTAAACCGCCTATAATAGCCCCCCAGCCGGCCCTCTTACCGGCCCCTGAGATCTTAACTCCAAGTATTATAAATATATATTCAAACAGCTCACCTGTTAGATATATCAAAGCCAGAGCCAGGAGAACCTTGGGCGATATTATCTCAAAGCTTGTTAGGGCAGAGTAGATAAAAGAGAACGCCAAGATCAGCAGGTTGCCAAAACCTCCAAAGAGAGCAAACAGAAAAGATATTAAAACCAGAATTAAAAAAAACACAGTGATTAATACTTCCATGATTTACATATTCTATCAAGAAACAACGTTCAATATAACTACAAAATAACAGCACTAATTAACATTAATCCTACCCTCTTCTAAATCTCTTACAATTTTCTCTATCCTCAATAACCGTTCTGTTGAAGTAGGATGGCTGTTATAGAAGTCCCGGACCATTGATTCAGGCATCTCTATAGCAAATCTCTCCCAGACATCAATGCCAGCTCTGACATCATAGCCTGCTTTATACGCATAAAGAATACCAAAATAATCGGCTTCTCTCTCAAACTCCCGGGAATATAAGCTGCTGAATGCACCGCCAATACCTCGCATTACAACATCACCGCTGCCAGGAGCTACGCTCTCTGCTCCATATCCAGCTGCTACTCCGAGTAAAATAGAGAACAGATTGGTTCCGACGCGTTTCCCGATATGACCCCGGGCAATATGAGCAAGCTCATGGCCTAGAATAATAGCTAGCTCATCTTCTGACTCAATAAATCTCATCAAGCCATATGTTACAACCACCTCTTTTGATGATGCACCGGCATTAACAGACTCTTCATTCAACATGCCGAAACTTACTT of the Candidatus Kaelpia aquatica genome contains:
- the purN gene encoding phosphoribosylglycinamide formyltransferase, with the protein product MERFAVFVSGNGSNLEAIIEAIGNGKIEAKLSLVVSDNASAYALKRAAKAGIERFCFDPKDYCKREDYEALIIKELKEKGVDFIVLAGFMRILSSYFVNRYKNKILNIHPALLPSFPGAHAVRDTLRSGADQTGVTVHFVNEGVDSGPIIVQDIEPIRVDDTEETLTERLHKIEHKLYPEVIDLFAKEKILVEDRAVKIIIKGEQDEN
- a CDS encoding 4Fe-4S binding protein; translation: MILASIAMLFVAVFFAFIVWLVYKRFWVKIDPKLEEAMGMLTGLNCGACGFSSCEIFAKAVSEGKEARCPMLDNGKMSKLYNILGTKGQESTLKKAIVLCKGTDKDKKFYAQYKGIGSCHAASLNAAYQGCSYGCLGFGDCIKSCPVSAISLRDGLVIVDMDKCIGCGLCVKECPRGIIELIDYNGKFIVSVACSNKDSILEVKEACKVGCIGCSLCVKLSSKGSFKMEDKLAKVSYSGSDLDREEDYKKIADKCPMHTIEIEYSKEKAGV
- a CDS encoding 3'-5' exonuclease, whose translation is MKCVVFDCETTGLSPYSGDKICEIGAVKLDGDKIIDQYCHLINPERDVSYAAYMVNKITQSMLRDAPTIDEILPSFLKFIEGNKLAAYNAGFDISFLNSALHDCGYKDVDSKEVIDIYILAKKMLPDLEKYPLWNVAKSLELPIAVTHRALDDAQLTADVFLKLTEMGADKFLKIICLDYAQKTKIIEGAIRSKQPLKIRFTSKSGNSLEKNIVPYRIKELNGEEVLCFESEHSSGSIALHLIEEVVL
- a CDS encoding DUF456 domain-containing protein; this translates as MEVLITVFFLILVLISFLFALFGGFGNLLILAFSFIYSALTSFEIISPKVLLALALIYLTGELFEYIFIILGVKISGAGKRAGWGAIIGGLVAAAVSLAFLGTGFIPLTIAGVFLGAFIIELKEKKDIFKAFRAGLGSFLGRFGAVVFKLILGVLMICIIVGHVLSYLI
- a CDS encoding M48 family metallopeptidase, whose product is MKRLGIAAVFLLVSGCVTTGPPVYRGEIYQAQEELKSKALKYRLEKERAVAAVGYEILKALPDNGKSFPYLGARFIKIDQYSKKLFNTANNYGIAAAYVVKRSAADKSGIRRGDVIKKINGRIMNTERDLKYVLNNLRPGDKLDFELIRSQNLIKSTAVLEKVGLEVSFGMLNEESVNAGASSKEVVVTYGLMRFIESEDELAIILGHELAHIARGHIGKRVGTNLFSILLGVAAGYGAESVAPGSGDVVMRGIGGAFSSLYSREFEREADYFGILYAYKAGYDVRAGIDVWERFAIEMPESMVRDFYNSHPTSTERLLRIEKIVRDLEEGRINVN